A single region of the Microcella sp. genome encodes:
- a CDS encoding TetR/AcrR family transcriptional regulator yields the protein MPRWPTDSRARLVDAALGLFVERGYGATTIDEIAARAGVTARTFFRHFGDKEEVLFSDDDSLMPHLIATILEPTGPVSAEHLMNRALTSLAEAMQPGRDVLRARQRIVDTEVSLTGRELAKQARWQQAVTEALIERGFAAEHADVLSAIGFALFVRSLHTWLADDDGPDLVHRVQDALPRVRTVLDVVSSR from the coding sequence ATGCCCCGATGGCCCACCGACTCTCGCGCTCGACTCGTCGATGCTGCGCTCGGTCTCTTCGTCGAGCGCGGCTACGGGGCGACGACGATCGACGAGATCGCCGCGCGGGCCGGGGTGACGGCGCGCACCTTCTTTCGACACTTCGGCGACAAAGAAGAGGTGCTGTTCTCCGACGACGACTCGCTCATGCCGCACCTCATCGCGACGATTCTCGAACCGACCGGGCCGGTGTCGGCCGAGCACCTCATGAACCGCGCGCTGACCTCGCTCGCCGAGGCCATGCAACCGGGGCGCGACGTCCTGCGCGCCCGGCAGCGCATCGTCGACACCGAGGTCTCACTCACCGGCCGCGAGCTCGCCAAGCAGGCGCGCTGGCAGCAGGCGGTCACCGAGGCGCTCATCGAGCGCGGGTTTGCCGCCGAGCACGCCGACGTGCTCTCGGCCATCGGCTTCGCCCTGTTCGTGCGCTCGCTGCACACCTGGCTCGCCGACGACGACGGCCCCGATCTCGTGCATCGAGTGCAGGATGCCCTTCCGCGAGTGCGCACCGTGCTCGACGTCGTCAGCTCGCGATAG
- a CDS encoding MFS transporter — translation MPNPTAPAFPPTEPIPVHRGTPSLRDSFSSLQVLNYRRFQGSQLLAHTAGWMQRIATDWLVLEITGNIAAVGLTVFLQWGPMLLLGPYGAVIADRFSKRKLLMVVYSVFGALSALLATLALTGVVELWHVYVISAVIGCVFVVESPARVVLVSEMVEPKLLQNAISLNASVFHFGGFIGPAVAGVIIAVAGSGWAIGANAIAATVVVITLATLRSDELRILPVQPRQSGQIRQALRYARSKPTIFWPMLMLMFVAVFGMPLPVILTGFANEVYETGSTGYGLYTSLVAVGALTGALLSTRLRTLRLRTIITAVIIYGSLQAMAGLAPWYAVFLALLVGVGIARLVYAIMADSLVQLSCNPGIRGRVMSFYVIIMVGGQAIGGPLMGSLAELLGPQTALVISGSVPALAGVVIGILIARSGSLRLQVRLRRGESIVSIVASSRITPAER, via the coding sequence GTGCCGAATCCCACCGCTCCAGCGTTTCCGCCCACCGAGCCGATTCCGGTGCACCGCGGAACTCCGAGCCTGCGCGACTCGTTCTCATCGCTGCAGGTGCTCAACTACCGCCGGTTTCAGGGCTCGCAGCTGCTCGCCCACACTGCTGGGTGGATGCAGCGCATCGCCACCGACTGGCTCGTGCTCGAGATCACCGGCAACATCGCCGCCGTCGGTCTGACCGTCTTCTTGCAGTGGGGCCCGATGCTGCTGCTGGGGCCGTACGGCGCCGTCATCGCCGACCGCTTCTCGAAGCGCAAGCTGCTCATGGTCGTCTACTCGGTCTTCGGCGCCCTGAGCGCGCTGCTCGCCACACTCGCCCTGACCGGCGTCGTCGAACTGTGGCACGTGTACGTCATCTCGGCGGTGATCGGCTGCGTCTTCGTCGTCGAGAGCCCCGCCCGCGTCGTGCTCGTGAGCGAGATGGTCGAGCCGAAGCTGCTGCAGAACGCCATCAGCCTCAACGCCTCGGTCTTCCACTTCGGCGGCTTTATCGGGCCGGCCGTCGCCGGCGTCATCATCGCCGTCGCCGGGTCGGGCTGGGCCATCGGCGCCAACGCGATCGCGGCGACCGTGGTCGTCATCACCCTCGCCACGCTGCGCAGCGACGAATTGCGCATCCTTCCGGTGCAGCCGCGGCAGAGCGGCCAGATTCGTCAAGCTCTGCGGTACGCCCGCTCGAAGCCGACCATCTTCTGGCCGATGCTCATGCTCATGTTCGTCGCCGTCTTCGGCATGCCGCTGCCCGTGATTCTCACCGGCTTCGCCAACGAGGTCTACGAGACGGGCTCGACCGGGTACGGGCTCTACACCTCGCTCGTCGCCGTCGGCGCCCTCACCGGCGCTCTGCTGTCGACGCGGCTGCGCACGCTGCGCCTGCGCACCATCATCACCGCGGTCATCATCTACGGAAGCCTGCAGGCCATGGCCGGGCTGGCGCCCTGGTACGCCGTCTTTCTCGCGCTGCTCGTCGGAGTCGGCATCGCCAGACTCGTCTACGCGATCATGGCCGACTCGCTCGTGCAGCTGAGCTGCAACCCGGGCATCCGGGGCCGCGTCATGTCGTTCTACGTCATCATCATGGTCGGCGGGCAGGCCATCGGCGGGCCGCTCATGGGCAGCCTCGCAGAGCTGCTCGGGCCCCAGACCGCGCTCGTCATCTCGGGCTCGGTGCCCGCGCTCGCAGGTGTCGTCATCGGCATTCTCATCGCCCGCTCGGGCTCGTTGCGGCTGCAGGTGCGGCTCAGACGCGGCGAGTCGATTGTGTCGATCGTGGCGAGCTCGCGCATCACTCCCGCCGAGCGTTAG
- a CDS encoding serine hydrolase: protein MTPSFSAAAEWTRRHVDAGRLPVAVLGIADTKGVLHLEAFGTDQGRTAAVDDRFALYSVTKPLVALTAMRAVERGLLTVDTPLRDALPEFAHPQVALRHLVSHTSGIVDLVLGAPAHGGATTLRDAVERAPLEFITGTARRYNNLAWAGVTALIEHATGRDFEAEFAELTAAVGAAGLSFDTDDVHALHGGARYAHDPADLLRLRHPAAGAAARATDLLAIGTSLLTDDGAVVSSATLTAMQRPLTDGLYIIDADPAKRFENFGLGFNLPRRPGLIDHSVFGHAGWSGTQFWVSPKTGVCVVLLTNRLDATEPDVGVRFDELQNTVFARA, encoded by the coding sequence ATGACCCCCTCGTTCTCTGCCGCCGCCGAGTGGACGCGCCGACACGTCGACGCCGGCCGCCTGCCCGTCGCCGTGCTCGGCATCGCCGACACGAAGGGAGTGCTGCACCTCGAAGCCTTCGGCACCGACCAGGGTCGCACCGCCGCAGTCGACGACCGCTTCGCGCTGTATTCGGTGACCAAGCCCCTCGTCGCTCTCACCGCCATGCGGGCGGTCGAACGCGGTCTGCTCACGGTCGACACTCCGCTTCGGGATGCCCTACCCGAGTTCGCACACCCGCAGGTGGCCCTGCGGCACCTCGTGAGTCACACATCGGGCATCGTCGATCTCGTGCTCGGCGCACCCGCGCACGGCGGTGCGACCACCCTGCGCGACGCCGTCGAGCGCGCCCCCCTCGAGTTCATCACGGGCACCGCCCGCCGGTACAACAACCTCGCGTGGGCCGGCGTCACCGCCCTCATCGAGCACGCCACCGGGCGCGACTTCGAGGCAGAGTTCGCCGAACTGACGGCCGCGGTCGGCGCGGCTGGTCTGTCGTTCGACACCGACGACGTGCACGCGCTGCACGGCGGCGCGCGCTACGCCCACGACCCAGCCGATCTTCTGCGTCTGCGCCACCCCGCCGCCGGCGCCGCCGCGCGAGCCACCGACCTGCTCGCCATCGGCACCTCGCTGCTGACCGACGATGGAGCCGTCGTGAGCTCGGCGACGCTCACCGCGATGCAGCGACCGCTCACCGATGGGCTCTACATCATCGACGCCGACCCGGCGAAGCGGTTCGAGAACTTCGGTCTCGGGTTCAACCTGCCGCGCCGGCCCGGCCTCATCGACCACAGCGTGTTCGGGCACGCGGGCTGGAGCGGCACCCAGTTCTGGGTCTCGCCGAAGACCGGGGTGTGCGTCGTGCTGCTCACCAACCGGCTCGATGCGACCGAGCCCGACGTAGGGGTGCGCTTCGACGAACTGCAGAACACCGTCTTCGCGAGGGCGTGA
- a CDS encoding glycosyltransferase — translation MHVGVVVPARDEQAFIARCLDALAVARERVTVPVTVVVVADSCDDATAEVASSFADVIVRRVNDGNVGAARSVGSRIALDQGCTWLAHTDADSVVPPHWIHEQVMLANAGYDVIVGTVRPDFADLSAAHVEQWRATHERGKPNGHVHGANLGVRAATYRSVGGFAHLAEHEDNDLVDRLVAMDAAIIASDRAEVMTSGRLQGRTAGGYAGYLRQVAADLEITQWARGEEKGPAAKTTTASRRGPA, via the coding sequence GTGCACGTCGGCGTGGTCGTGCCCGCCCGCGACGAGCAAGCCTTCATCGCTCGCTGTCTCGACGCGCTCGCAGTCGCTCGAGAGCGCGTCACTGTGCCCGTCACAGTCGTCGTCGTGGCCGACTCGTGCGATGACGCCACGGCGGAGGTGGCGTCGAGTTTCGCCGACGTCATCGTGCGTCGAGTCAACGATGGCAATGTCGGCGCCGCGCGCAGCGTCGGATCACGAATCGCGCTCGATCAGGGTTGCACGTGGCTCGCCCACACCGACGCCGACTCTGTCGTGCCACCCCACTGGATCCACGAGCAGGTCATGCTCGCGAATGCAGGCTATGACGTCATCGTCGGCACAGTGCGCCCCGACTTCGCCGACCTCTCTGCGGCCCACGTCGAGCAGTGGCGTGCGACGCATGAGCGCGGCAAGCCCAACGGTCACGTGCACGGCGCGAATCTCGGGGTGCGCGCGGCGACGTACCGGTCGGTCGGCGGATTCGCGCATCTTGCCGAGCACGAAGACAACGACCTCGTCGATCGACTCGTCGCGATGGATGCAGCGATCATCGCGAGCGATCGCGCCGAAGTCATGACGTCGGGCCGACTGCAAGGGCGGACAGCGGGCGGCTACGCCGGGTACCTTCGGCAGGTCGCCGCTGACCTCGAGATCACGCAGTGGGCTCGAGGCGAAGAGAAGGGCCCCGCCGCGAAGACCACCACAGCCTCGCGACGGGGCCCGGCCTAG
- a CDS encoding LysR substrate-binding domain-containing protein, with amino-acid sequence MLDPVFLRSFVAVADLGSFTRAAVALSLSQPTISQHVRKLEAACDRTLIDRDTRAVRLTDDGDALLGFARTILAAHDQAVGYFRGSAMRGRLRFGAADDLALTQLPQVLRDFRQSNPQITLELTVGQSGALIRRLEASQLDLVYVKHESGETTGRRVRRDRMVWVAHRGFVMPQAGPVPLIAYPNPSLSRTRAIDALESAGRTWRVTCTVREVNGALAAVRAGLGVAVFPSSLIPGDLAALPSTLELPELGEVDFTLLARVGAAEDPIAALSAAIVERSG; translated from the coding sequence GTGCTCGACCCCGTGTTCTTGCGCAGCTTCGTAGCCGTCGCCGATCTGGGCAGCTTCACCCGAGCCGCCGTGGCCCTGTCGCTCAGTCAGCCCACGATCAGCCAGCACGTGCGCAAGCTCGAGGCAGCGTGCGACCGCACTCTCATCGATCGCGACACGCGCGCGGTGCGTTTGACCGATGACGGGGATGCCCTGCTCGGGTTCGCGCGCACCATTCTCGCCGCGCACGATCAGGCGGTCGGATACTTTCGCGGCTCAGCCATGCGCGGGCGCTTGCGGTTCGGCGCCGCCGACGATCTCGCCCTCACCCAGCTGCCGCAGGTGCTGCGCGACTTTCGCCAGTCGAACCCGCAGATCACCCTCGAGCTCACGGTGGGGCAGAGCGGTGCCCTCATCAGGCGCCTCGAGGCCAGCCAGCTCGACCTGGTGTACGTCAAGCACGAGAGCGGCGAGACCACGGGCAGGCGCGTGCGGCGAGACCGCATGGTGTGGGTGGCCCACCGCGGGTTCGTCATGCCGCAGGCCGGCCCGGTGCCGCTCATCGCCTACCCCAACCCGAGCCTGTCGCGCACGCGCGCGATCGACGCGCTCGAGAGTGCCGGCCGAACGTGGCGGGTCACGTGCACGGTGCGCGAGGTGAACGGTGCACTCGCAGCGGTGCGTGCGGGACTCGGCGTGGCGGTGTTTCCGTCGTCGTTGATTCCGGGCGACCTCGCCGCCCTGCCGTCGACCCTCGAGCTGCCCGAGCTCGGCGAAGTCGACTTCACGCTGCTGGCGCGCGTCGGGGCTGCAGAAGACCCCATCGCTGCACTCAGTGCCGCGATCGTCGAACGGTCGGGGTGA
- a CDS encoding bifunctional PIG-L family deacetylase/class I SAM-dependent methyltransferase, translating to MVTFDSRVAGTDPEAWRRDARLRSAPRFTLDDLVELVVVAAHPDDETLGAGGLMAEASRRGVPIKVIVVTDGAGSHPGNPAIADERSRELASAVTRVAPDASLLQLRLADGRTLEQRETVRSLLEPLIESASPAAHIVAPWRGDGHRDHRVVGEVVAELTGSRVLLEYPVWMWHWAEPGSADVPWGRMVAVEIDRALKQRALRDFPSQMGGDAPVLRPDMLANFDRGTEYFFVTTNSMPSDYFDDVYARHRDPWGFESRWYESRKLSITVASLPDERYERALEIGCSIGVLTEALAARCDEVLAIDIAQAAVDRARRRLGRRARVERVDALRDFPEGPFDLIVLSETGYYFDARGLDALLDEIENAMTASGTLLVCHWRHPVGDYPLTGAQVHRRVVARGLPLIAHHSEADFILAVFSRDGRSVARRTGLI from the coding sequence ATGGTGACGTTCGACAGTCGCGTCGCAGGCACCGACCCCGAGGCCTGGCGGCGAGATGCACGACTCCGCTCAGCGCCCCGCTTTACCCTCGACGACCTTGTCGAGCTCGTCGTCGTGGCCGCGCACCCCGACGACGAGACGCTGGGTGCCGGGGGGCTCATGGCTGAAGCATCGCGTCGGGGTGTGCCGATCAAGGTCATCGTCGTGACCGATGGTGCCGGTTCGCACCCTGGCAACCCGGCGATCGCCGACGAGCGATCGCGTGAGCTCGCCTCTGCCGTGACGCGCGTCGCGCCCGACGCGTCGCTCTTGCAGTTGCGTCTCGCCGACGGGCGAACGCTTGAGCAGCGAGAGACCGTGCGGTCGCTGCTCGAACCGCTCATCGAGTCGGCCTCACCCGCGGCGCACATCGTGGCACCCTGGCGTGGTGACGGGCACCGCGATCATCGCGTGGTCGGTGAGGTCGTGGCCGAACTGACCGGCTCGCGCGTACTGCTCGAGTACCCCGTGTGGATGTGGCATTGGGCCGAACCGGGGTCGGCAGACGTTCCATGGGGTCGCATGGTCGCCGTCGAGATTGATCGCGCGCTCAAGCAGCGCGCTCTGCGTGACTTTCCGTCGCAGATGGGCGGCGATGCTCCGGTGCTGCGCCCTGACATGCTCGCGAACTTCGACCGTGGCACTGAGTACTTCTTTGTCACCACGAACTCGATGCCGAGCGACTACTTCGACGACGTGTACGCCAGGCATCGCGACCCGTGGGGGTTCGAGTCTCGGTGGTACGAGTCGCGCAAGCTGTCGATCACCGTTGCGAGCCTGCCTGATGAACGGTACGAGCGTGCCCTCGAGATCGGATGCTCGATCGGGGTGCTGACCGAAGCTCTTGCAGCGCGATGCGACGAGGTGCTCGCGATCGACATCGCTCAAGCTGCGGTCGATCGTGCGCGGCGTCGACTGGGTCGACGTGCACGCGTCGAGCGCGTTGATGCTCTGCGCGACTTTCCCGAGGGCCCATTCGACCTCATCGTGCTCTCAGAGACCGGGTACTACTTCGACGCCAGAGGCCTCGACGCCCTCCTCGACGAGATCGAGAACGCCATGACTGCGAGCGGAACGCTGCTCGTCTGCCACTGGAGGCATCCGGTTGGCGACTACCCGCTCACGGGCGCTCAAGTGCATCGCCGCGTCGTCGCGCGCGGGCTTCCGCTCATCGCGCACCACAGCGAAGCCGACTTCATCCTCGCGGTGTTCTCACGCGACGGTCGCTCGGTCGCTCGCCGCACGGGGCTGATCTAG
- a CDS encoding LLM class F420-dependent oxidoreductase: MQFCVFTEPQQGATYDTIVAHAQHAERLGFHAWFRSDHYLVMGDDDGLPGPTDAWTTLAGLARETSTIRLGTLVSSATHRHPGILAVQVAQVDQMSGGRVEFGLGTGWYAREHEAFGIPFPDKRFGMLDEQLAIMTGYWATPDGATFSFEGDHYTLVDVPALPKIVQERMPVIVGGGGPRKTPQLAARYATEFNIGFRSLESFAEVIANVRAICVEEDRDPATLDVSIAWPTVVGRDAAEIARRCAAVGIDPASDHGERLVGTPTEVADRLGALTELGVDRVYLQTIDMTDLEHLDLIAADVLPALT, from the coding sequence ATGCAGTTCTGCGTCTTCACCGAGCCCCAGCAGGGCGCCACCTACGACACGATCGTCGCCCACGCACAGCACGCTGAACGACTCGGTTTTCACGCCTGGTTTCGCAGCGACCACTACCTCGTGATGGGCGACGACGACGGCCTGCCGGGCCCCACCGACGCGTGGACCACCCTTGCAGGGCTCGCCCGCGAGACGAGCACGATTCGCCTCGGCACCCTCGTGAGCTCGGCCACTCACCGGCACCCCGGCATCCTGGCTGTGCAGGTGGCGCAGGTCGATCAGATGTCGGGCGGTCGCGTCGAGTTCGGTCTGGGCACCGGTTGGTACGCGCGCGAGCACGAGGCGTTCGGCATCCCTTTTCCTGACAAGCGGTTCGGCATGCTCGACGAGCAGCTCGCGATCATGACCGGCTACTGGGCCACCCCCGACGGCGCCACCTTCTCGTTCGAGGGCGACCACTACACGCTCGTCGACGTGCCCGCGCTGCCCAAGATCGTGCAAGAGCGCATGCCCGTCATCGTCGGCGGCGGCGGGCCGCGAAAGACGCCCCAGCTCGCCGCTCGCTATGCCACCGAGTTCAACATCGGCTTCCGCTCGCTCGAGAGCTTCGCCGAGGTGATCGCCAACGTGCGCGCGATCTGCGTCGAAGAAGACCGCGACCCCGCCACGCTCGATGTCTCGATCGCGTGGCCGACCGTCGTCGGCCGTGACGCGGCCGAGATCGCGCGGCGCTGCGCCGCCGTGGGCATCGACCCCGCGTCAGACCACGGCGAGCGGCTCGTCGGCACTCCCACTGAGGTTGCCGACCGGCTCGGTGCTCTCACCGAGCTGGGGGTCGATCGCGTCTACCTGCAGACGATCGACATGACCGACCTCGAGCACCTCGACCTCATCGCGGCCGACGTGCTGCCGGCACTGACGTGA
- a CDS encoding SMP-30/gluconolactonase/LRE family protein, which translates to MVDTRAATLLTDVLAEHGEGPVWFDATGQLRFVDMLAGEIVTIDGSGALVERLRVGDVAAAFRPRVDGGLVIAVERGFALLSAEGDLSTLPEIWSDPSVRMNDGACDTQGRFLCGTMAYDAAEGRGSLHRLELDGSTTTVLDGVTISNGLAFGADGASAVYVDSPTQQVRRYRLPADDGPWADYEVVVEIDPAEGTPDGLCVDVEGGIWVALWGGSAVHRYTADGELTDVVTLPVSHVTACTLGGDDGRTLFITTSSVKIDRALEPHAGAVFCTRVDVAGAPVLASRH; encoded by the coding sequence ATGGTCGACACGCGAGCAGCCACCCTTCTCACCGACGTTCTGGCCGAGCACGGCGAAGGTCCGGTCTGGTTCGATGCCACCGGTCAGCTGCGATTCGTCGACATGCTCGCGGGCGAGATCGTGACGATCGACGGCTCGGGCGCCCTCGTCGAACGGCTGCGCGTCGGCGACGTCGCCGCAGCCTTCCGCCCGCGGGTCGACGGTGGGCTCGTGATCGCCGTCGAGCGCGGCTTCGCGCTGCTGTCGGCCGAGGGCGACCTCTCGACGCTGCCCGAGATATGGAGCGACCCTAGCGTGCGCATGAATGACGGCGCGTGCGACACCCAGGGTCGATTTCTCTGCGGAACGATGGCCTACGACGCCGCTGAGGGTCGAGGCTCGCTGCACCGCCTCGAGCTCGACGGGTCGACCACCACGGTGCTCGACGGCGTCACCATCTCGAACGGGCTCGCGTTCGGCGCCGACGGCGCGAGCGCGGTGTATGTCGACTCGCCGACGCAGCAGGTGCGCCGCTATCGGCTGCCCGCCGACGATGGCCCGTGGGCAGACTACGAGGTGGTCGTCGAGATCGACCCCGCCGAGGGCACCCCAGACGGCCTGTGCGTCGACGTCGAGGGTGGCATCTGGGTCGCGCTGTGGGGCGGCTCTGCCGTGCATCGCTACACGGCAGACGGCGAGCTCACCGACGTCGTCACGCTGCCGGTGAGCCACGTCACCGCGTGCACGCTCGGTGGCGACGACGGCCGCACGCTGTTCATCACGACCTCGTCGGTCAAGATCGATCGCGCACTCGAGCCTCACGCGGGCGCCGTCTTCTGCACCCGAGTCGACGTGGCTGGGGCACCCGTGCTGGCCTCACGCCACTGA
- a CDS encoding SDR family NAD(P)-dependent oxidoreductase, with protein sequence MTVSDITRPTVLLTGPTSGIGVGMLRALLRHPSRPHLLLLARNATALDAALEQARIAGLTAHGVRVDLADLASVQRALAEGRALIDAGVIAPIDAALLNAGTQFMSRAKRGEQGHERTFTVNVIAQHLLVTGLEPLLAPRGHVVVMGSSTHRGKKQSFNLIPDPQWQAPAELATADPHEAPTEAAGRERGGIAYASSKLALVTAAHVWAERLAATGRRLNTYDPGLTVGTGLVRDMSAFRYWVWKNIMPIMALHPKATTSRITGRHAVALALGDTHIGVNDGYVEIGKLTQAEQVTFDAERQRGLVRWLDEVTGPFTAIDKTARASS encoded by the coding sequence ATGACAGTTTCTGACATCACTCGTCCCACCGTCCTCCTCACCGGCCCGACCAGCGGCATCGGCGTCGGAATGCTCCGCGCGCTCCTGCGGCACCCCTCCCGCCCCCACCTGCTGCTGCTCGCCCGCAATGCGACTGCTCTGGATGCCGCACTCGAGCAGGCGCGAATCGCGGGGCTCACTGCCCACGGAGTGCGGGTCGACCTCGCCGACCTCGCCTCGGTGCAGCGGGCGCTCGCCGAGGGGCGAGCCCTCATCGATGCAGGAGTGATCGCTCCGATCGATGCGGCCCTGCTCAACGCCGGCACGCAGTTCATGTCGCGCGCGAAGCGCGGCGAGCAGGGCCATGAGCGCACCTTCACCGTCAACGTCATCGCTCAGCATCTGCTCGTGACCGGCCTCGAGCCGCTGCTGGCACCGCGTGGGCACGTCGTGGTGATGGGCTCGTCGACGCACCGCGGCAAGAAGCAGTCGTTCAATCTCATCCCCGACCCGCAGTGGCAGGCGCCCGCCGAGCTCGCCACCGCCGACCCGCACGAGGCCCCGACCGAGGCCGCCGGGCGTGAGCGCGGCGGCATCGCCTACGCCTCGAGCAAGCTCGCGCTCGTCACCGCGGCGCACGTCTGGGCCGAGCGGCTCGCCGCGACGGGTCGACGTCTCAACACGTACGACCCCGGGCTGACGGTCGGCACCGGCCTCGTGCGCGACATGTCGGCCTTCCGCTACTGGGTGTGGAAGAACATCATGCCCATCATGGCGCTGCACCCCAAGGCGACCACCTCGCGCATCACGGGGCGGCACGCGGTTGCGCTCGCCCTCGGCGATACCCACATTGGTGTGAACGACGGCTATGTCGAGATCGGCAAGCTGACCCAGGCCGAGCAGGTGACCTTCGATGCTGAGCGCCAACGAGGTCTCGTGCGCTGGCTCGACGAGGTCACCGGGCCCTTCACGGCGATCGACAAGACTGCGCGGGCATCGAGCTAG
- a CDS encoding acyl-CoA dehydrogenase, translating to MTSLPAVTIDSTPHDAGPMTVLAARHAPRELDDSLATAQALGRVFTAAPRRDLIDEWEALATLASVDVGAARTIEPHIDALSILRDARRTAFDGFEVTALLWGVFAAEGGDEPLVATPSGQTATLDGVKPWCSLAGRLDAALVTARVEGDDERSLFAVHLDEGVTVDDSAWVARGLTEIPSAPVRFTAVRAVPVGGPGWYLQRPGFAWGGVGVAACWYGGAVGIARAVLHAAAASRDPHALAHLGAVDELLHSARRAIAEAAELATLDDGAHRLTAKRVRATVARVCDEIIDRAHRVLGPAPLALDVEYTKRVADLQLYVRQHRAERDLASLGASLTDSERRPW from the coding sequence ATGACCTCGCTACCGGCGGTGACCATCGACTCGACACCGCACGACGCGGGGCCGATGACGGTGCTCGCCGCTCGCCACGCCCCGCGTGAGCTCGACGACTCACTCGCGACTGCCCAAGCACTGGGCCGAGTCTTCACCGCTGCTCCCCGCCGCGACCTGATCGACGAATGGGAGGCCCTCGCGACGCTCGCGTCAGTCGACGTCGGTGCAGCGCGCACCATCGAGCCGCACATCGACGCCCTCTCGATTCTGCGGGATGCTCGCCGCACGGCGTTCGACGGCTTCGAGGTGACGGCACTGCTGTGGGGAGTGTTCGCGGCAGAGGGAGGCGACGAGCCACTCGTCGCGACGCCGAGTGGGCAGACTGCGACGCTCGACGGTGTGAAGCCGTGGTGCTCGTTGGCAGGCCGTCTCGATGCCGCGCTCGTCACGGCGCGCGTCGAGGGCGACGACGAGCGCTCGCTGTTCGCGGTGCATCTCGACGAGGGAGTCACCGTCGACGACTCGGCGTGGGTAGCACGAGGGCTCACCGAGATTCCGAGCGCACCGGTGCGCTTCACCGCAGTGAGGGCGGTGCCCGTCGGCGGGCCTGGGTGGTATCTGCAGAGGCCGGGGTTCGCATGGGGCGGTGTCGGGGTCGCCGCCTGCTGGTACGGAGGGGCCGTCGGCATCGCCCGCGCCGTGCTCCACGCTGCGGCAGCATCGCGCGACCCCCACGCTCTCGCACATCTCGGTGCCGTGGACGAGTTGCTGCACTCCGCTCGACGAGCGATCGCTGAGGCCGCCGAACTGGCGACGCTCGACGACGGAGCCCATCGACTGACCGCCAAGCGCGTGCGGGCGACCGTCGCCCGTGTCTGCGATGAGATCATCGATCGCGCGCACCGAGTGCTCGGCCCTGCGCCGCTCGCGCTCGACGTCGAGTACACGAAGCGAGTCGCCGACCTGCAGCTCTATGTGCGCCAGCATCGCGCCGAGCGAGATCTCGCTTCGCTCGGTGCGTCTCTGACCGACAGCGAGCGACGCCCATGGTGA